CGCGTTCTTGTTGCGGCCGATGATCATCAGAACGTCGGTGAGATCTGCACTCACGGACTCTTCGACGACGTACTGGATCGCAGGCTTATCCACAACGGGGAGCATCTCTTTCGGAAGAGCCTTCGTTGCCGGCAGGAAACGAGTGCCCAGACCGGCTGCAGGAATCACGGCTTTTCGAACTCTTGCTGTCATGGATCTAGAGTAACCGCCCAGCGGGCCCTCCGGGCCTCGTTACCGAACGCAACACGTCCATCCACCTAGAATTGGGGCCATGCCCAGCGCACCAGAGAACGAGAAGAGTGAGTTGCGTGCCCGGCTTCGCCACCGTCGCAAGCACCTGACGACAGCAGAGGCTCATGAGGCAGGTCAGGGTCTCCAGCAGAACTTGGGAGTGCTCGTAACACGACTCGGAGCACTGTCGGTGTCGTGCTATCTCTCCACACCGACAGAGCCAAGCACACGTCCGTTCATCGACTGGGCGCTGGCGAGCGGCATCCGCATTCTCTTTCCAATCAGCCGCGACGACGGCCTGCTCGATTGGGCGGCCGGAGGCCAGGGCGGCGAGACGACCGGCCTGTGGGGAATATCGGAGCCCGATGGAGAACGGCTCGGCCCTCTCGCGGTGAGCGAGGTCGACTTGATCATCGTTCCGGCCAGCGCCGTTGATGCTCAGGGAACCCGGCTAGGATGGGGTCGCGGCTATTTCGACAAGACCCTCAGCTCGCTGGAGAAACGTC
The Paramicrobacterium chengjingii DNA segment above includes these coding regions:
- a CDS encoding 5-formyltetrahydrofolate cyclo-ligase, whose translation is MPSAPENEKSELRARLRHRRKHLTTAEAHEAGQGLQQNLGVLVTRLGALSVSCYLSTPTEPSTRPFIDWALASGIRILFPISRDDGLLDWAAGGQGGETTGLWGISEPDGERLGPLAVSEVDLIIVPASAVDAQGTRLGWGRGYFDKTLSSLEKRPPVYAVVFDNEVLPEVPKEAHDQPVNGVVTPCRILDFSCD